Within the Peromyscus maniculatus bairdii isolate BWxNUB_F1_BW_parent chromosome 2, HU_Pman_BW_mat_3.1, whole genome shotgun sequence genome, the region GTTGAAAGACCAGTTTGAATGTGTTTGCAGTGTCCtgccttattttctttccttcctctgtaaTCATTACAGACTGTTATGTTTATGCTGTGTTTACAAGTGAATCATAAGTTACAGCACTTACCTAAATGTCCCCAAGAACACAGACAATACATACTGTGTCTTTACCAAATATCAAAGTCATATTCATATTTACCTAGTTGCTTCATGGATGTCTTTTTGCTGGAGTGTTTCCTGGCCAGGGTCCAGCTCAGTCATGTAACAGAAGTTGTTAAGTCTCTTTAACCTGGATCATTCCCACCTCTTGTCTTggactccagcactgggattacaggcatgcacactgtGCCCAACTGTTGTGTGGAACAGATGGTTTTTGATTGAAGAAATGTCTTGGTTGACTCTAGACAGGCCTcctttttatataattaaaattctttgtatatgggtgttttgcctacatgtatgtctgtattgtGTGCACCTGGTACCTGTCAAGGCCAGAAGAGACATCATGAGTCCTGGGATTAGAATtatagaccattgtgagctgccatgtggatgctgggtgtcaaacctgggtcctctgcaaaagcagccagtggtcttaactgctgaaccagctCTTCAGCCCCTCTAGACAGCCTTTTATTGgcaatctttgtttgtttgatgtgtatgagtattttgctttgcatgtatgtctgtgtaccgtgtcCATGCTTTGTATctgctgaggtcagaggaggaggagggtattcgattccctggaactgaagtcacagatggttgtgagtcaccatgtgggtgctgggaattgaacccaggtcctctgcaagagcaagtgctcccaaacactgagccagctctccagccccttattggtaattttaaattttctttttcttacttgtgtggtggtatacacctttaatcccaggtctcAAGAGgtaaggcaggtggatttctgtgagttcaaggccaggtctacctagcaagttccagaccagccaaggttaatgagaccttgtctcaaaaagttcattttttctttccacaGGTCTCGCTCTCGAAGCAGACATTCCCGGAAGAGCAGAAGCCGAAGCGGCAGCAGCAAAAGCAGCCATTCAAAGAGCCGATCCCGATCCAGGTGGGCCTGCAGCTTCCCTTGTCCTGGCCGCTTCCACGCAGTATGCCGAGCCCCGCGTGCCCTGTGCTCTCTCCACTCCCTGACTTGCAGGGAGGGGGTCCATCAGCTGTTTCTCACCCAGCACTGTGTCTTCCAGGTCAGGCTCCCACTCCCGCAGTAAGAGCCGCAGCCGCAGCCAGAGCCGCAGCCGcgggaagaaggagaaaagccGGAGCCCTAGCAAAGACAACAAgagccgcagccgcagccgcagccgcagcccgGACAAGAGCCGCAGCAAGAGTAAAGACCATGCCGAAGACAAGCTCCAGAATAACGACAGCGCTGGCAAAGCCAAGAGCCGCAGCCCCAGCCGCCACGACAGTAAAAGTCGGAGCCGGAGCAAGGAGAGGAGAGCCGAGGAGGAGAAGCGAAGGAGTGTGAGCAGGAGTCACAGCCAGGAGAAGAGACGCAGCCAGGAGAAGAACCTTAAGAGCCGGAGCCGAAGCCGGAGCAAAGGGggcagccgcagccgcagccgcagcaAAAGCAAGGATAAGCGGAAgggcaggaagagaagcagggaagAAAGCCGCAGCCGGAGCCGCAGCAAGAGTGAGCGCAGCCGCAAGCATGGCAGTAAGCGTGACAGCaaggtcagcagcagcagcaagaagaagaaggaggacacCGACCGCTCCCGGTCACCATCCCGCTCGGTGTCCAAGGAGCGGGAACATGCCAAGGCAGAGTCTGGCCAGAGGGAAGGCCGGTCTGAGGGCGAAGGTGCAGGCCCCAATCCAGAGCCCCGAGCCAGGTCAAGATCCACTTCCAAATCCAAACCTAGTCTCCCCGCAAAGTCGCGCTCCAGGTCAAAGTCAGCTTCCAAAACGCGCTCTCGGTCCAAGTCTCCATCCAGGTCTGCTTCCAGGTCGCCCTCCCGCTCGAGATCCAGGTCCCACTCAAGGTCCTAACTGGCTCTGCCACGCTGGAACTGCCGAGAAGTCTTTTGTACATGTTGGTAGCCGTAGCCCAAGAGTGAAGTAGAACACCCGCACTGCTGTACAGTTAACCCCCGAATGGTGTGTCTCCAGTTGTTCAATCTCAGCGCTTCCTCGGCACCGCCTCCTGGCGCCAGTCTCCCGCTCCACTGAAAAGCAGCTCCTCAAACCTCCCTTGACTCACAGTAGGACATCCAAACGCCCTGGCTCTCAGGCCTGGCCATGGCTAAAGGGAGCTCGGCACCGGACGGCTTCTCGGGCTGGAATGATGGCATAGGTAGGTGTGGTGAGTTCAGCCGTGTGCCCTTGAATCGATGCCCTTTGATGTATGCCACGTAGTGAAAGTGCAAGTCTTCAGTTTCCCGCCACTTTGGTTCCTATTTCTGGACTTACCAACGTTGTGAATAGCACAGTCAAGAGAAATTGATACCTGCATAGCCCATAGGAAGTAAACTGTAGAGTCCATATTCTGGTATTGTgattatattgttttatattacaaaagaaaagaattttttttaattttatttttccccgTCTTGCAAAGTATAGTGACCCCTGTTTCCATTAAATTTGAATAAAGACTATTTTTGCTTGACAAAATTTCATCGTGCTTGAATCTAAATGGCATTTTCTGATGTCTCATCTGTCctgctttttttcctgtggtgGGGAAGCAGGACTTCCCAAAGGACTTTCTCACCCAGCAGAGTGAAGGCAAGTCCTCAGAGTTTGTGATTCTGGGGTTCTCTTGAGAAGCTTGTGGTCCATCTGAGGAGAAATGAGACCATTTGGAAACAGCATCACCAGTGAGTTCTTCACAAACAAATTCCGTGCTTGTCATGAGTTCACCCCATCATGATCCTGTATCACTGTCAAATCTGAACTGAAAACCAGGGCCAAGCTGCTGGATGACCTTGTCCCAGTCATTCTTGCACTAACTGCTACTTAGCTCAGGAGGTGCCCCAGACAACGGCTCCAGTCTGCTTGAGGGGCAGCGCAGCAAGGATGACACCAGGCACCTTAGTGCATGGGGCAAGCTGGGCGGACAGAGCGCTGTACGGGAATCTGTGGGGATCTGTCCCTAGAGTTCAAGTTGTTCATAGACCTGCAGGGTCTGGAACTACAAAAGGAGACTGgtccctttccttcccagagttTCTGCCTGCCTGTGAATGGCTAACACTGAGAGCGAGTGTGCATTCAGGGAAGGCAGCCCTGAGCCTTAGGATTCTTCGATCCTACACAGGTTGAAAGAATAATTGAGCCAAGTCGCATAGGCGGTGTGCCAAGGAACATGGAACGGGTAGGCAAGCCTGGCAATGATGCCCAGATGAAGGTATGGGAAGAGTCTTTAGTGCCAGGGAAGCCAGCCGCTGTGCTGGAGGCCTGCAGGCAATGCCTCTCGGTGTAAAAGACCAGATATCATGGAGCAGGGTCGGGGTGACAGGATAGGGCATAAGAAAGACCAGTGAGACATGGCCAGCGGCCTGGGAAAGGCGTTCAGGTGGCTGGTGTTGATGAAGCCCCCCCTGAGCTGGAGAATAGGGGTGACTGGCTCAGCTTGGACCATGGGGTCCCTAGACCAGTCTAGGCAGCCAAACTGTGTGTTTGGCTCCAAGACTCCTGTGACCTTCCCATACCTTTATCTGGGCTCCTCATGTCATCATGGCAAGGTAAGGAAGCCACCTCAAGATCATACACGTCTCCAGTGGGTATCAAAGAAGTGTCTCCTCACTACCCCTGTAAGGATGGGGTTttaagtgtggtggtttgggtttttgtttgtttttgtatgccTTTTGCCTGGTGCCTGGGCCGCTataaaagggtgtcagatcccctggaactggagtgacattGTGAggcacatgggtgctgggtactgaatccgggtcctcttcaagagctgCAAGTGCTTTTTaacactgtctctccagccctaaaatttaaaaaattcatctaTATTTTACTCTCATAATATTTTTTCATCCCACATTTCAAGCTGTGTTGTCCCTTTGACTTCTAGACAAAGTTCCCTTTCTAAGTTAAGCTTTGTGGTGGACGTGGGAAAGTTCTCGCTTACATGTACGTGGCACATTGATTCTAACCAGTGATCTTTCGGTGCAACCGTATGAAAACTCTATGTGCTCAGATCCCTGGCGGTGGGTTTTACTGGCAGTTCCAAAACATGAAGCTCTGAATAAAGACACCAAGGACGGTGTGGAGTATCCTCGTCTCACTGCAGAAAACAGACATTCCATGGGCATCATTAGCCTTGTTCTCAGTGACCTCTCAGGGTCTGTGTTGTCAGCCCTGTTGCAGCAAGGAAGCTGTATGCAGCTTGCCATCCGGCCTCGCCAGCATCAGGGCCACATTTAGAGGTTAGGAAAAATGGGTCCTCTTCTCATGGAGCATCACAGTGCTACTTGTCTGGGATCCTAAGAGCTAGTGTTTGGCCATTATGGATGCTGCACACCCTCTTCACCTCAAGGAAATCACTGGGGACTCGGggactctcctgcctcctctgtgAACTCTGTCTGCAGTGTTCGTCTTGGACCACATTGTCTCCTAGAATATTGGGCCAAAGAGATTAGCACTTGAGGCTGAAATTAAGTAATGTCCTGCCCTCTGC harbors:
- the Srsf4 gene encoding serine/arginine-rich splicing factor 4; translation: MPRVYIGRLSYQARERDVERFFKGYGKILEVDLKNGYGFVEFDDLRDADDAVYELNGKDLCGERVIVEHARGPRRDGSYGSGRSGYGYRRSGRDKYGPPTRTEYRLIVENLSSRCSWQDLKDYMRQAGEVTYADAHKGRKNEGVIEFVSYSDMKRALEKLDGTEVNGRKIRLVEDKPGSRRRRSYSRSRSHSRSRSRSRHSRKSRSRSGSSKSSHSKSRSRSRSGSHSRSKSRSRSQSRSRGKKEKSRSPSKDNKSRSRSRSRSPDKSRSKSKDHAEDKLQNNDSAGKAKSRSPSRHDSKSRSRSKERRAEEEKRRSVSRSHSQEKRRSQEKNLKSRSRSRSKGGSRSRSRSKSKDKRKGRKRSREESRSRSRSKSERSRKHGSKRDSKVSSSSKKKKEDTDRSRSPSRSVSKEREHAKAESGQREGRSEGEGAGPNPEPRARSRSTSKSKPSLPAKSRSRSKSASKTRSRSKSPSRSASRSPSRSRSRSHSRS